The following are encoded in a window of Pseudomonadota bacterium genomic DNA:
- the secE gene encoding preprotein translocase subunit SecE — translation MDLRGSVERLKEYFREVFLEAKKVTWPSKKDTVKGTYIVLITVIITAIFLGIVDVGLAKIIQALLRG, via the coding sequence ATGGATCTTAGAGGCAGTGTGGAGAGGTTAAAGGAGTATTTCAGGGAGGTTTTTTTAGAAGCAAAGAAGGTTACCTGGCCCTCAAAAAAGGATACGGTAAAAGGAACATATATAGTTCTAATCACTGTTATAATTACTGCAATATTTCTTGGTATTGTAGATGTAGGGCTGGCAAAAATTATACAGGCATTATTACGTGGATAA